The following coding sequences lie in one Arachis stenosperma cultivar V10309 chromosome 5, arast.V10309.gnm1.PFL2, whole genome shotgun sequence genomic window:
- the LOC130979313 gene encoding PLASMODESMATA CALLOSE-BINDING PROTEIN 3-like, with amino-acid sequence MMAILMYFVVFLAMAGHSRGALYCVCKDGVGDQALQKAIDYACGAGADCTPILQNGPCYQPNTIKDHCNYAVNSYFQKKGQAQGSCDFSGAATTSPTAPPTSSSSCVFPTGPGNTGIGTGTTPTSTTPGTSPTTITPTTPTSATPGSTTGTGTGTGTGTGTGTGIGTGTGTGAGTTTGSPNNVFGISPSSSSTGAGGYNDSSDGGLHLTGTSNIMLLLLTLVAAFLRVQIS; translated from the exons ATGATGGCTATTTTGATGTACTTTGTGGTTTTTCTGGCCATGGCTGGTCATTCAA GAGGAGCTCTTTACTGTGTATGCAAAGATGGTGTTGGAGATCAAGCTCTTCAGAAAGCAATAGATTATGCATGTGGTGCTGGTGCTGATTGCACTCCTATTCTCCAAAATGGACCATGTTACCAACCCAACACTATTAAAGATCATTGCAACTATGCAGTTAATAGTTATTTCCAGAAAAAGGGTCAAGCCCAAGGAAGTTGTGATTTTTCTGGAGCTGCTACTACAAGCCCAACCGCACCTCCTA CTTCATCATCGTCATGTGTTTTCCCCACAGGTCCTGG CAACACTGGAATAGGTACTGGTACAACTCCAACCTCCACTACACCAGGAACATCACCAACCACCATAACTCCAACCACCCCAACAAGTGCAACTCCAGGTTCAACCACTGGCACTGGCACCGGTACAGGCACTGGAACGGGAACTGGCACAGGAATTGGAACTGGCACTGGAACCGGAGCCGGGACAACCACTGGGAGCCCTAATAATGTGTTTGGAATTAGTCCATCATCATCTTCAACTGGAGCAGGTGGATACAATGACTCGAGTGATGGAGGGCTTCATTTGACAGGCACTAGTAACATTATGTTGTTACTATTAACCCTAGTTGCTGCCTTCTTGAGGGTCCAAATATCTTAA